A region of the Stieleria neptunia genome:
CGTCGCAAGCCAGCAGGTCACCGGCGATCTGATCGCGAATCATCTGATCAAAGGGTCGATCGTTGGCATAGGACCAGATCAGGTAGTCACGGTACCGCCACGCTTCGGGCAGAATGAACCCGCGCAGCGTGATCGATTCGGCATATCGCACCACGTCCATCCAGCGTCGTGCAAAGTGTTCGGCGAAGTGTGGGGATGCCAGCAATCGATCCACCAGCCGCTCATAGGCCCGTGGTGACGGGTCGGCCAAGAAGGCATCGAGGGTCTGCGGCGACGGCGGCAACCCGTGCAGGTCGAACGTCAATCGTCGCACCAGCGCCCGTGGCTCGGCCGGAGGCGCCGCGGTCAGTCCGTGCCGTGCCAGGTCTCGGTCGATCCAGGCATCGATCGACGCATCAGAAGGCGCGATTCTCCGATACGCCCAGTGTTCGTGGGCACGTTCGACGGGAAGCCCGGTTTGCCGCGTCGGCTCCCCGCTCGATCGGCTCGGTTGTCGAGGATCCACGGCACCGTCCTGGACCCACCGCCGAAACGCCGCGATCGTCACGTCGTCCAGTTTCCCGTCCGGGGGCATTTCCAGTGCCGGATCGTCGTACGCGATCGCTTCGATCAAGCGACTTGCCGCGGCGTCACCGGGGACAATCGCGGGGCCGAGATCGCCGCCGCTCTGCCAGCCGTCGCGTGAATCCAGCACCAGCCCACCGCTCGCTTCGGTCTCCGTTGAATGGCACTCCAGGCAGTGCTCGATCAACGCCGGGCGGATCTTCGTTTCGAACCACTGGACCTTTTCAGCGTCCGTTTCGATCGGCAAGGATTCGTCTTGTCCCTCGGCGGCGGTCGAAACGCCCGAGCCGGCTGCCAACCACGCGACCGAGATGAAGCACGCGATCAGGGCGCACCACGGGTTCGGCATCGGAGCGAGAAACTGGGCAGTGAAAAACAGGGCCAGGGGGTGGCCAATGCTTCGCGATCGATCTGGCATAGGTGGGAGGGTGCCAAGACTTGGAAGTGGGCGGACGTGTGACAAAGGACCGCGGGGGGAAGTCCAGTCTACTCTGGATTCACCCGGGGTGGCAAATCCGAACGCCACGGCGGGCAACGCTGCGAAGCATTTTTTCCCTGTGTTCCTTTAGGTGACTTCCGCTTCGACCCTCAGGTCGTTTCTGGACAGAACGCTAAAATGGCAATCGTTTTAGCATTCGAAGCCCGAAACGCCCGTAGTCTTGGGCGTCCACGTCGCCGTCTCCGTCGCTGTCGAATTGTATGTCATAGCCGGGTTCGCCGACCGACTTCATAAACGTCTGTCCGAAACGTTGATAGTCTTGTCCATCAACGTCACGGTCACCATCTCGATCCCCGAACAGCCGAAAGAACCGGTCGGCCTCTTCATCACCGAACGTCAATGGACTTTCCATGAACAAGTCAAACTCTTGCGATTTGATCAAGGCAGGATCGATTTCCAGCAGGTAATTCCCGTCGGCAAGGGAGTTCTGACTGTTGAGCATGGTGTCGACCGACACGCCGGGGTCAAACAACAGGCTGACGGTCGAGACGTTGCCGTTGGGGCCCGGTTGCGTGTGTACCGAGTAGCGTACCGAATCGAGAATCTGGTGGGTGTCGCGATTGGTGATTTTGAATGCCGAGGGCGAGGTCACATCAATGGGTGAGTCAAAGAAGATCGCAACGTAGCTGAGGACCGATCGGGAGCCGATGGTGATGTGTTCAACCTGCGGCGCTCGAGCTTGGAAACCTTCGAAGGCGCCGATGTCGATCCGTCCGTCGTCCACCCGGGTGTATCCGTTACCGCGTTGATCGTGCAAGGGCACCGCTGCGATGCCCGCGGAGGCAGCCGGGTCGCCCTGATTGAGTGCCGGGCTGTTGTTATAGGGCGCGTGCGTCTTGGTCGGCCCGCCATTGTCCTGCAACGGCGCCAAGCCGGGATCTTGAACCCAGATTTGGTCGCCCGGTTGGTCGAACACGGCATCGGTTTGGCTGATGCCGATCAAGTTGTATCCGCCGCTGAGAATCATGCCACTACCGGATTGGTTGTGGAGATCGACCTGCTGATTTCCCGCCACGATGCTGGATGCAAGCGTCACAACGGGAGCCGTCGGACTCCCCAAGATCGTCACGATTCCGCCGACAAATCCGCTGGAATTGTTCGTGATCGTGCTGTGGCTCACATTCATCGGACCACCAAATGCCGTGATGGCGCCCCCGATGCCGTTGGTCACGTTGTTGCCGGAGATCGTTGAATTGACGATTTCGGCAGTTTCCGTTGGGGATCCCCAGGCGAATCCACCGCCATCGAGCACGGCTGTATTGTTCGAGATCGTGCTGCCCGCCATCTGAAGGGAACTGTCGGCGATGAAGCCTCCGCCGGAGCCGTTGGCTTGATTGCCATCGAGCGTCGAATCGGTAATCGTCAAATCGCCGGACCGCATCGCAATGCCGCCGCCATACGCGCGATATCCCGTGATGCTTGTCGTCGCAACGTTGTCCGAAACGTCGCTGCGTTCGATCACGACCACCGCATCGTCAGCTCGGATCCCGCCACCATCACCTGATTGTGACGTGTTTTGGCTGATCGTCGAATCCGAGACAACAAGCGTTCCGTTGACTTGATAGATCCCGCCGCCGCTGTCGGAGACGCTGTTGCGGACCACGCTTCGTTGCAGCCGCAGATTGCCGAGCGAACGAATGCCACCTCCGGTTCTGCCTGATCCGATCACACGTCCGTCGGCGATCGTCACGTCACTGATGGTGACGTCGGCATTCGATGAAAGATCAAAGACCCTCACTTGATTGTTTCCGCTGAGTGTCAATTGGTCGGCCCCCAAGCCGACGATGCTGACGTCATCGGTGACCGTGAATCCGTTTTCAATGGCAACGATGGTGCCCCCGGCCAGCGCGGGCGAAAACGTGATCAGATCATATCCGAACTGTTGATTGGACATCCGAAT
Encoded here:
- a CDS encoding choice-of-anchor Q domain-containing protein, whose product is MRRKHRSTGFHGRRTVAVEPLENRHLLSGDLWARVGSDSQDGNASADSAFYHVDHAGLLRAVESAPIAGSLGPVEPPSLRPDRVPGRARLPIAGDVLQEFRWVRHLVQADHDAGGFSEVGTFSGEGGGFRVELVVGPSTLLAHGQSIDDSSTRFQILPTLSASSDGLSQVRLAWTDQPAGVMPPPSIESVAAEAAALQPDATIPPAAVTACSSFENFDTAFLYNLPIGWTTSFSGGNAWQTFDLFSDSLPNHAVVPTPPFPSDNTLTSPVFTLSPSSTQLSFRTAYEMQPTSHGGVLEISIDGSPFVDVLDAGGRFVTGGYDATLAAANNPLSGRQTWTGQFRDYKDTVVDLPSVAVGQPIQLRWRMATNGDFFNGGWRVDTISLCAPQASMDYGDAPDPSYPTLQSSNGASHVVGGPLYLGSAVDAELDGQPDPAAMGDDQSGSDDDDGVLLPPYLRPGQTADVTVIASVAGGRLNAWVDFNDDGDWSDTGEQIFSDRILNAGPNQLSFFVPHHATGSATTQLRFRVSTQANLSFDGAADDGEVEDYALATAIQVLQVDTLDRLDDGNVSPGNVSLREAIRMSNQQFGYDLITFSPALAGGTIVAIENGFTVTDDVSIVGLGADQLTLSGNNQVRVFDLSSNADVTISDVTIADGRVIGSGRTGGGIRSLGNLRLQRSVVRNSVSDSGGGIYQVNGTLVVSDSTISQNTSQSGDGGGIRADDAVVVIERSDVSDNVATTSITGYRAYGGGIAMRSGDLTITDSTLDGNQANGSGGGFIADSSLQMAGSTISNNTAVLDGGGFAWGSPTETAEIVNSTISGNNVTNGIGGAITAFGGPMNVSHSTITNNSSGFVGGIVTILGSPTAPVVTLASSIVAGNQQVDLHNQSGSGMILSGGYNLIGISQTDAVFDQPGDQIWVQDPGLAPLQDNGGPTKTHAPYNNSPALNQGDPAASAGIAAVPLHDQRGNGYTRVDDGRIDIGAFEGFQARAPQVEHITIGSRSVLSYVAIFFDSPIDVTSPSAFKITNRDTHQILDSVRYSVHTQPGPNGNVSTVSLLFDPGVSVDTMLNSQNSLADGNYLLEIDPALIKSQEFDLFMESPLTFGDEEADRFFRLFGDRDGDRDVDGQDYQRFGQTFMKSVGEPGYDIQFDSDGDGDVDAQDYGRFGLRMLKRLPF